The genomic DNA ATGGTCGAACATTCATGAATTATATTTTTTCCCCGCTACTTTGTCAAATTCAGTTTGGGAAAGCCGATTTTCATTTCCGACTGTGCTCCAAGCCGCATTGAAATCGCGGTGGGAGTGGTATATAATATCCGCGGATGAACAAAAAATGGGTTTTTATTGTCGTTTTCACCGCTTTCTTAAGCCAATGCAAGAATTCCGCCCCCCACGATAAAGCCAAGCAGGCTGCCGACCAAGCCGCGGCCGTGGAAAAGAAAGTCATCCTGAGCGTCGGTTTCACTTCCCTCACCAACCGCGATCTGAAAAATTTCATCCAGTTGCAATACGCCGATGCCTTTTCCCAGAAAGACAATGACAAGCTGCTTTCCCGTCTGTTCGATGTTTTTTGCGAGCAACGGATCATCTTGTTCAAGGCCGAGCAGGCTGGTGTTCAGGTCAGCGAAAGCGAAGTGGCTGATTACCTTAAAGAGATCCGCTCCCGGCGCCAGGATCTGAATGTGGATGCGCCGACGATCCGCGATGTGCTCAAGGTGCAGAAGTATCTGCTGGCCAGCGCCTACAAGAACGTGGCGGTCAGCGATGCACAGGTGGCGCAGTTTTATGAATCCCATTTGAGCGATTTTCGCCGCAGCGAGGAGATTCGGCTTTTTCAGATCATGGTCAAGGATCGCGAGCAATTGCTGAAAATCCGCCAGGAGCTCCTGAATCAGCCGTCGCGCTTCGAGGAGGTCGCCCGGAGCGAATCGATCTCCCCCGAGGCGGCCAACGGCGGCGCCATGGGTTTGTTTGAAAAAGGGATGCTGCCCCAGGAGATGGAGGGGGTGGTTTTTTCGCTGAAGGTAAACGAGATCAGTCCGATCGTCGAATCGCCCTATGGCTTCCATCTGTTCAAGATCACCCAGAAGAGAAAGGCCAGGATGCTGCTGCTGGACGCGGTCAAGGATGAAATCAAGAGCAGGATGCTTTCGGCCCGACTGGCGGATGCCTACCAGGATTTTTTAGCCGAGCTGAAAATTGAAATTTCGCTGCAGGTGCATTACGACAACCTGTACTTTTCCTATATAAAATCTGATTCCGGAGTGAGCCAAAATGAAGCTAAAAATTTTTCTGACGACGATCCTGGTCCTGGCAATTAATCGGGGTTTCGCGGCAACGGACACGGTCGAGGAAATATACGCCATTGTCAATGACGAAGTCATCACCGGCAGCGAACTGAGGAAATTCGAAACGGAAATGATGCGCGCCCTGCAGTCGCAAATGCAGGGAGAACAGCTGGCCGAGGCGACGCGGGAAATGAAAAAGGACCTGCTGAACCGGTTCATCGAACAGAAACTGCTGTTGTCCAAAATAAAGGAAAAAAACTACAACGTTGACAGCGATGTGGAAATGATCATCCAGGACATCAAGAAACAGTACCAATTCGCCACCGACGACGACTTGAAAAACGCGCTGCAGGCGGAAGGGATCGAATTCGGTGCCTGGAAGGAGCAGTGGCGGGAACGGCGCAAGCAGGAGCGGCTGGTCGGGGAGGAAGTGGGAGCCAAGATCAAGGTGGACAATCCGCAGATCATGGAGTACTACCGTACCCATCCCGAAGAATTCACCACCCCCGCCGAGATCACCTTGAATGCCATTTTCTTGAAAAAGAATGTGAATGAACCTAAGCCGCAGGAAAAAATGGACCAGATCGCGACCGAGCTGAAGCCGGAGCTCTTCGAACAAACGGCTAAGAAATATTCGGAACTGCCCGACGCCGCCAATTCCGTTCTCCTGGGCAAATTCAAGAAAGGCGAACTGGACAAGACCCTCGAGGAGGCGGCGCTGAAGCTGAAAAAGGATGAATATTCCGGTTGGATCGAAACCGACAACGGCTGGTACATCATTCAGCTCGCCGATTTCAGCCCCGACCGCCTGATGGAAGTCAAGGATGTCCGCGACGAGATCATCCGCAAGCGGCGCGAGGAGATACAGCAGGTCAAGCTGAAAGAATACATCGAGCAATTGAAGAAGGAAAGTTTCATCAAGATCGTGAAGGAATACCAGTAGATTTTTCGTTTTTAAAACCGCAAGGTTCCGGATCCGCTGCGATCAGAAGGGGACGCCCGCGCCGGCGAGCGTTTTTTTCTGCAAGGCGATGATTTCCCTGTTTTTTTCGATGCCCAGGGCCAGGGCTTGCTGAAAAAGGTCGAGCGCCAGCGGGCTTTTTTCGCAAAATGACTGGACCTCGATCAGGGACCCGTCCTCCCGGGATACGATATTGATGTCGCTGTCGGTTAACGAATCCTCTTCGTAGTCCAGGTCGGCTAGGATTTCCCTTTCACGGACGCCGACGGAAACGGCCGCCATGAAATGGAAAACGGGGAAGTCGGCAATCAGTTGCTCGTAGACCATGTACTTGAGCGCCAGGACCAAGGCCAGAAAACCGGCATTAAGCGACGCGCAGCGGGTGCTGCCGTCGGCCTGGATCACGTCGGCGTCGACGGTGATGGTGCGGCCGCCGATCTCCTTCAAATCGGTGACCATGCGCAGAGCCCGGCTGATGAAGCGCTGGATTTCCCCGCTGCGGTTATTGATTTTCCCCCGTTCGCGGGCGATGCGCTGATTGCCCGAGGAACCCGGCAGCATGGAATATTCGGCCGTAATCCACCCCTGGCTGCTTTTTTTAAGGAAGTGGGGCGTTTTTTCCTCGATGGTGGCCGTGGCGACCACTCGGGTGTTCCCTTGCTCGCACAGCGCCGAACCGGGGACCTTGGTGATGTACCCGGGAATGAAGGCGATGGGCCGCAGCTGCCGCCCCGATCGTTCGTTGGCTCTCATTTCGTTGCTCCTTGCGGCCTGGTTTTCCAGCGGTCATGAAACCAGAGCCATTGTTCGGGGAATTTTTTGATCTGCGCCTCGATCAGCCCGGTCATCTGCTGGGTCAATTCCAGCAAGCCGTCCGACCCGTCGGCAGCGGCGCGAAAATCGATTTCGGGCAGGACATCGAGAATGATCTCGTCCCCATCGTAGTGCAGAAAAACAGGAACGACCGGGATGTTTTTTTTCAGATACAATTGCGCCACGGCGGTGTTGGTGCTGGCTTTGCGGGCGAAGAAATCGACAAAAACCCCCTCCCGCGGCACGGTGTTCTGGTCGATCAGCAGGTAAACGATCTGGTTGTCTCCCAAGCGGGTGAGAATGGTCCGCAGCGAGCCCTTTTTGTAGATTATTTTCGAGCCCATGGCTTCGCGGAATGCCCTGACTTTCTTTTCCAGGCAGGGGTTGTCCATGGGGCGGGCGATGCTGTGGATGTCGCACCCCAGGTGGGTGTGCAGGATCAGCGGGATCCATTCCCAGTTTCCGAAATGGGCGGAAAAGACGACCAGACCGCGTTTTTTTTGCAACGCCCGTTCGATCACCTCGGGATGGAGGATGCGGCTGCGGGACAATACGGCCTGCGGATCGCAGCGGGCGAAGGTCCGGGCGATTTCCACGAACATGCGGCCGAAATGGCGATAGATTTTTTTCTGCAGGTCGGCAAGCGATTCGGCCGAAGCCGCGGGAAAAGCGGCGGCCAGGTTTTCCGCGATCAGCCGCGCATGCTTACGGCTGCCCTTTTTCAAAAAAAAAACAAGCGCGCGGCTCCAGCCGGCGACGCACCAGGCCGGCGAATATTTAATCAAAAAGATCACGGCAACGAATAGCGAGTACTCCAGGCGGTGCTTAAAGGAAATTTTTTTCCGCAGCATGCTGAATGATCTGTTCGATGACATGGCCAGGCAATTCTATCCTATTTCGGGCATAGATGAAAGGGGAAGCGGCGTCGAGGAGATGGCTTATTTTGCAGAAATCCTTTTCGGTGCAGACGATCCAGGCCGCGCCTTTCTCGCGGCGCAGTTTTTCCAGGGAGTGCACGTCGGCCGGAGAGAAGGCATGGTGATCCGGGAATCCCCGGAACGCCCGCAAACGGTAATGCCCCATGTCTCTTTTGAAGCGCTCGTTGTCGCCCAGCGCCGCAAAGGCGACGATCTCTGCATTGCCGATGTTCACCGGCCGATCTCGGCCATCAAGGAAACCTTCAATGGCGAAGTCATACGTCCATGGGGACGGGAGTGCTTCTCCCGCTCCGCTTCGCTGCTGGTAGTGCAGCACCAGGTTCTCGCCCCGGGCCAGGAACTTGAAGTGGCGCAGGAAAAAATAGGGGTGGCCGGGGTTGACCAGCATGATGCTGAAATCCTTCCTGACCTGGCTGGTCTGCAGGCCGTCATCGAGGATGATGAAGCGGTTGTTCCTGGCCGCGACCGCGGCGATGGAGCGCATCCGGTCGCGGCCGATTATGACGTCGTGGCCCGGGAAGCGTTTTTTTAGCAGCCAGGCCTCGTCCCCGACCTCTTCCAGCGAATGGGCCGCCTGGACCAGGGCGCCCTTGTTTTCAAGGGCGGAGCGGTAGCCGCGCAGGATGATGGCAAATGGGAGCGCCCTCTCGGCCAAAACCCGGCCGATGGCCATGACCAGAGGGGTTTTGCCGGTGCCGCCGAAGGACAGGTTGTCGACCGAGATGATGAACAGGCCGGGAAAATGCCTTGGCGCCAGGGCCTTGATTTTCAAATTGACCAGGGAAACGGTCTTGAAAAGGAGCGAGGCCAGGTTCAGCGCCGGGCGGCTCAGCCAATGAAGCGTTGAATTTGCTCTAAGGTGCATGCCAGGGATCCTTTTCTATGAGCAACGGCCTTCATGGCTTTCTCAGCGATCTGCTCCAGGTCGAGATCCTGGAGACGATCGGCGAAATCCACCAGTTCTTGGCTGTTGTTGACCTGGTGATACACTCCGGCTGCCTCCAATTCGTTGCCGATGTCGGGGAAATTGTTGTAATGGGGGCCGCCCAGGATCAATTTGCCCATGGCTGCCGGCTCGTACAGGTTGTGGCCGCCGATTTTTGCGTCATGGGTGCCGCCCATGAAAACGATGTCGCTGATGCTCATGATCGGAAGCAGATAGCCCATGCGGTCGTAGATCAGGACCTGGATGTCTGGAGCCATGGGTTGCTGGCGGCTGAAAATGGCGTAGGTCAAACCGTGGCGCTCCAATTGGCGGGCGATGGCCCGAGCGCGCTGGACATGACGGGGGACGATGATGAACAAAAAGTTCGCGTTCAAGCGCTCGATGGCGGGGATGACGATCTTTTCGCTGCCGTCATGGCTGCTGGCCAGGGTGATGATCTTTCTGGACAGGGAACCCAGGCCCAGGTGCGCCAGCACTTCCTGCCGGGACGGCAGTTGCCGCAAACTGCGGTCGGCCTCGTCGGCCTTGATGTTGCCGCAGACGACGATTTTTTCAGCGGGAATCCCCAGCTGCTGAAAACGCTTCTTGTAAATATTGTTTTGCACCAGAAAACAGTCGATCTGCCTGAAAAAACGCCACAGGAAAAAGTTGAAGAAGCGGTAGCGCCGGAACGCCGCTGCCGATATGCGGCCGTTGATCAGGAGCATGGGAATTTTTTTTCGGCGCAGCAGCGTGATCCAGTTCGGCCAGATTTCGAGCTCGTTGAAAACGACCAGCTTGGGGTTGATGCGGCCGATGAAGCGTCTGACGGTGAAGGACAGATCCAGCGGCGAAAGGATGACGCGCAATCCCGGGTATTCCCTACGGGCGAATTCAAAGCCGCTCGGGGTGGTGACCGATAGCACGACCTCTTGTTTTTTTTCGCCCAAGCTCCGGATCAGCGACTTCAGGCTGCGCACTTCGCCCACCGAAACCGCGTGCAGCCAGACGGTCGGCCCGCTGCCGGCCGGCATTTGCGACCGCAACCTATCCTTGAGCAAACGGCGGTACTTTTTTTTGAAAATGTACTTGACCCAGAAGGGGAATGTGCAAAGGAGGAGCAGCGCGTAGAGAAGGTCGAGAATGATCATAGCGCATTATAGCATAGCCCCCGGACAGAGTCACCAGGCTAGGCCCGCCTGATCAATGTTGACTTCGGGGCACCGAGGCACTACAATGGCTTCATGGCTGACAAAATCAAGGCCGTGGTGCTGGCCGCCGGCAAATCCACGCGCATGAAATCGGGAACAACCAAGGTCCTTCATAAAATTCTCGGCAAGGAGATCATCCACTACCTGCTGGACAGCCTCGTTGCCTGCGGCATCGCCGCCACGGACATCGTCGTTGTCGTCGGCGACGATCATGCCGAAATCGCCGCCGCGGTCAAGCTCAATGTGGTTTTCGTTCGGCAGCACGAACAGCTGGGCACGGCCCACGCCCTGCTGGCCGCCCGCGCTCAGTTCGCCGAGCACGATGGAGAACTCCTGGTGGCGGTGGGGGACAATCCCTACATCACGGCGGGCGCGTTGCAAAAACTGATCGCCACCCACCGTCGCGAGCGGGCCCAGTGCACATTGATCTCCGCCGTCTTTCCCGGCCCGCCGCCGCCTTACGGCCGCGTCGTCCGTGACGCCCAGGGGGAGGTTCAGGGCGTCGTGGAAGAGAAGGATGCCGATGCACAGCAGCGGCTGATCCGCGAAGTGAACGCCGGCATCTATCTCTTTGACAACAGCGTCGTCCTGCCGCGGCTGGCCAAGATCGGCAATCGCAACGCCAAGAAGGAATATTATCTCACCGACATCATCGCCATCCTGCGTAACGAGAATTTCAAGGTGGTGGCGGTCCAGGCCGATGACTGCGATATTGCCATCGGCATCAACGACCGGTTCGATCTGCAGGCGGCGCAGGAAAAATTCAACCTCGACAACCAGCGGCGGCTGATGCACGAATACGGAGTCACCATCCTGCAGCCGGCGACGGTGACCGTTGAGCACGATGTGGAGATCGGTCTGGACACGGTCGTCTACCCCTGCACCTACCTGGCCGCCGGCACGCGCGTGGGCAGGAATTGCCAGATCGGTCCCTGCACCTTTCTGAAAAACGTCCGTATCGCTGACGATCAAAAGGTCATTTTCGAAAAGAGGGAAGGCTGATAGCGCCCGGACTTCAACTGCTGGGAATGGCGTAAACGGAGGCTTTTTCCCCTTGTTGTTGACATTTGCTGAAAACAAAATTATAATAACTTCAACCCTGGAAGGAGAGATGTCATGATCAGAAAACTGATAAAACCGAACTTGGGAGAAATGAAACAAAAATCGGACAAGGAGAACAAGCACAAACCGCCGCCGCCGTACAAAACCCATGCCGAGAACTATTATTATATCAAGCAGATGAACAACCGCACCCAGCTGGTGCTGGAGCTGGTCAACGGCGACCTGCTGAAAGGCTTGCTCGACTGGTACGACGAGAAATGCCTCAAGATCAAGAGGCTGGACGGCGGCACCCTGATCGTCTTCAAATCCCAGATCAAGTTCATCTTTAAAAATCCCGACTTTGCCGAACCAAAACACGAAGAAAGCGGGCCGGCAAAATAAGGTCATCGCCGTCACCATCGGCGATCCGCAGGGGATCGGCCCCGAGATTGTCCAAAAAAGCCTGGCCGCTCATGTGCCGGCTTTCCCGCTGCTCGTCGTCGGCAACCGTCGTTTTTTCCCCGGCGCCGCCATCCCCGCCGTTGACAGCATCGCCGGGATGAAAAAGGGCGAAATCGCTTTCCTGGATGTGGCCGGCGACTTCGACCGCGAGGACCCTTCCTTCGCTTTCGTCAAAACCGCGGTAGAGCTGGCCTGCCGGGGCGAGGTCCGGGCCCTGGTCACGGCGCCGGTCAGCAAGGACAAGTGGCTGCGCAGCGGGCTTCCCTTTCGCGGCCACACCGATTTTTTCAATACGGTCGCCGCCGGCGGTCCGCCGGCCATGTTTTTCTGGTCCGATCCCTTGAAAGTGGCCCTGTTTACCCATCACCTTCCCCTGCGCGACGTCTTTGCCCGCATTTGCCCGGAAAAGATAATTGCTTTCGTCCGCCTGGTGAACGATGAACTGCAGCGCCTCTTCGCCAGGGAATTCACCTACCTGTTCAGCGGCCTGAACCCGCACGCCGGCGAAAACGGCCATTTGGGGCATGAAGAGGAAGAGTCGATCGCACCGGCGATCAAGGTATTGCAGAACGAAATGCCGGTGGCCGGGTTATTCCCGCCCGACGTGGTCTTTGCCAAGGCCAGGGCCATGAAAGACGCCGTGGTCATCGCCATGACCCACGATCAGGGGCTCATTCCTTTCAAGCTGCTGCACGCCGGTTCGGGCGTTCAGCTTACCCTGGGGCTGCCGTTCATCCGCACGTCCCCGGTCCATGGCACGGCTTACGATATCGCCGGCAAGGGCATCGCCGATCCGGCCAGCATGCTGGCGGCCCTGCGCCTGGCCGAATCGCTCCTGGGCTGAACGGCCGGGGCGGTTAACGGTCTTTCCCCTCCGCCAGGTCTTTGGCGATGTTCTCCCGGATTTCCTTGAGCTTTTCCTGGAGTGCGCGCAATTCCTGGGCGTATTTTTTTCTCAATTCGGCGTTGACTTTGTTTTTTTCCTTCTCAATGGCCTGGACCTCATCGGCGAGTTTTTTGCTTTCCAGCTGGAATTGGAGCATGGCCTGCTCCCTTTGCTTGTGCAGTTCGCCTGCCGCTTTTTCCCTTGCCTGGCGCAGCTGGCCGAGCGTCTCGCTATGGCGCTCGCTGACCTCGCTGCGGATGCTGTCCTTCAGCTGTTGAATCCTCTGCGAGAATTTTTTCATGTCCCAGACCAGGGATTCTTTTCTGTCCGGGATGACGGCGAATTTTTTCAGCTGGCCGTCGCGGTACAGCTCGAACTTGACCGCTTCATGGTCGTGCAGGGATTTCATCACGTCCATCAGGTTGAAGCCGCTCCGGCAGTCGCGGCCGTTGGCCCGGATGATGATGTCGCCGGCCTTGAGACCGGCCCTTTGGGCGGCCGAGGATTCGCTCACGTGCGAGACGATCAATCCGAACTCCTCCTTGACGGCGAATTTCCGGCCGAGCTCGGAAGTCAGTTCCATGATGTCGATGCCGAGCTGGCGGGGCCCGCCGAACTCGATGAAGTAGTTCTGAATTTTAGGCAGGGTGACTTCCATCCCATTCGATTCGGCGAGCTCGCTCAACTCCGGCATCGGGGGCAGTTCCGGCCAGGCGGGTTCGCCGCCGGCTCCGTTCTCAAGAAGCGGGGCGAGGGGAATTTCGACCTTGCGTTCCCCCAGTTCCATGTCCAGGCGGAGCGGCTTTCCCGAGCGCCTGAGCCGGATGATGACCTTTTCCCCGGCCAACTTGTCGTGCAGCGCGGCGGAAATATCGCGGAATGAGGCGATCGGGCTTCCGGAAATCTCTTCGATCTGGTCGCCCCTGCAGATTCCCGCCCGCTGGGCCGGGGAATCCTTCTCCACCTCCTGGATCAGGTTGGAATCGCCGTTAAAACTGACGCCGAGCCAGCCATAGGCGATTTTCCCCGATGTCTTCAGTTTTTCGACAATGCGCTTGACCCTCTCGATGGGCAGGGCATAGCAGAGGTTGCCGCTTTCGTTCTTAGAGCCGCCGATGACGATCATCGCCGAATGGTCCTTGAAGGTGTACTCGGGAGCATAGGAGAACCCCACGCTGCCGCGGATGATGCCCAGCAGCTCGCCTTTTTTGTTGACCACGGCGCCGCCGGCCGAACCGGGAGCGACCGGGGCGTTCAGGATCAGTTCCGTATCCGAGCGGCTGCTGATGATCCCCTGGTAGATGGCCGGGAAACGGTTGTAGAACAGGCCGATCAGGGCCACCCAGTCGCCGACGGCGGCTTGCCTGGCCGGTGTCAATTGCCGCGGCCATTTCTGGCTGAGGCGCAGAAGGGTCAGACCCGAGCGGTCATCCTGGCCGGCGATCGCGGCCGTGATCTGGGCGCCGTTGACGTCTTCCACGTAAATTTTTTCAAAAGGGTGACTGGTGACCAGCGAGGTGGTGATGATCAGGTCGTTTTCCAGGGCAATGCCGGTGGCCACGTATTTTTTGGCGTTCTCGGAAACCACTTTGACCAGTGCCGGCGACACTTGATTCAGGACGACCCTGATTTCATTCTCGATGGCGTCAATTTTTTCCGCGCCGGCGGCCGCCAGGACGGTCCATAAAAGCAGCAGCAGAAGGAATAATGCTTTCTTCATGTTCTTCTCCTAGATCTGGTTGATGGCGGCCGCGCTGCCCAGCGCTTTTTTCTGCAGGGAGACCGGTTCAATGGAGTAGCGGGTGTGATTGTCGAAAGCCGAGAAGAACAGGTCCTCGCGCAGGGGGATCTCCTCTTTTTGAACGACCGGCGCGTCGATTTTACTCTGCACGACGGGCCGAACGGCCGGGCGGAATACCTGCAGCAGCGAGAACACCAGCAGCAGGCTGCCCACGGCCGTCACGCCATAGCCGATTTTTCTCAATCTTTTCTTTTTCCTGATTTTGCAAAAAACCCGCTCTTCGAAATCGGCCCCGGGCTGCAGCATGTCACGGGACTGAAAAATGTCTTGCCAATCAGACATGGGTGGCTCCTTCGGGATCGAGATATTGTCTCTTCAAGTGCTCTTTTCCCCGGAAGACCAGGGATTTGACCGTTCCGACCGGTTTGTCCAAAATCTGGGCGATTTCAGAGAATGAAAAATTGTCCATCTCCTTCATCACCAGCGGCACCCGCCATTTTTCCGGAACGTGAGTGACCAGTTGCGCCAAGATCATTCGCCCCTCCAGATCGGGATCCTGGGCGACCAGGCGGGGGCTGACATCGGCCAGGGATAATATTTTTTTTATTTTTTTCTTGCGGAACTCGCTGCGCGCCAGATTGGTGGCGATGGTGTATATCCAGGCTTTCAAGGCCTGCGGATGGTCGGTTTTCAGGGTGTGGGCCTTGAAATACACTTTGACGAAGGTGTCCTGGGTCAATTCTTCGGCCAGCGGCCGGTTTCCCAGCAGCAGGTTCAGGTAATTGTATATCGGTTTTTTGTACATGGTCATCAATTCTTTCAAGGCAGCTTCATTCCCGGCTTTCAGCAGTTTGATCAGATCATCCATAACTAACTCATAAGATGCTGATGTCAGCCTGAAAGTTGCACCAACAGTCGATTTTTTTTGCCGGTCGGCCGAGAAAAATGAAAAAATGCAATTTTCCCTTTCCTGCTTATGGCGTGAGATAGTTTTGTTCCCTCCCCAGGCCAAAAAATCCTTTCCATCTCCCCTCCAGACGGAGAGATAGGTAATGAGAGAGATGTACAATAATTATAATACAACTTTTTCAAAAAACAACTTTTGCGCATTCCCCTTCCGCGCGCCAATATCCTTACATTTTTTCCGGAACGGTGATGCCCATGATTTGCAGGAGTTTTTCCATCTTGTCTTTAAAGAGCACGATCAGGGTCAGGCGCAAATCCCTGACCAGAGGATCTTTTTCGGCAAGCACCGGGAAGAGGTGGTAGTAATGATTGAATTTCTGGCACAAGCCGTAGGCGTAGGCGGCCAGGGAAGAGAGCTCGTGGTTGTCCAGGGCGTACTCGACCTGGTTTTGCAGGAGCGATAGGTTGAGGACGATCTCCCAGTAAAGGTCTTGTTCCCCCTTTTCGAGGCGCACCAGGCTGCCGGGTTCGTTTCCCGCCCCCAATCCGGCGGCGGCGGCCTTTTTCAGGATGCTGTTCAGCCTGACCAGGGTGTATTGCAGGTACGGGCCGCTATCGCCTTCGAAGGTGAGAGCCTCCTTGAAATCGAAGGCGATCACCGAGTTGAGGTTGAACTTGACCATGAAATAGCGCAAAGCGGCCACGGCGATGGCCCTGGCGATCGCTTCCGCCTCGACCGTGTCCAGCCCGGGATTGCGCGACTCGATTTCAAGTCGCGATTTCGCGATCAATTGGTCGATCAGGTCGTCGGCCTTGACGGCGCGCCCCTTGCGCCCCGATACTTCGACGTAGGGCTTGCTTTCCTCCTCCGGAGTCAGGCTCAAACCCATTTCGCGGACGCAGGCCGGGGTCATGGCCACCATTTCATACGAAAAATGGATGAAATTGCGGCTCGCTTCGGCGTGCCCCAGCTGGTGCAGGACCTGGGCAATCAGGTTCTGCAGATAGGATTGGCGGACGTCGATGACGTTGTACACCCTGTCTGCCCGGCCGAACGTTGGCGCCGGCGCGCCGGCCTCGCCGGCGGTCATGTGGACGGGATGGCCGTCGGGATAGGTGAAGAAGGGTCGGTAAAGAAAATCGCGGGGCAGCAAGCCGAATTTCCACAGGTTGTAGGCGATATCCTTGCCGACGTAGGTGATGGTCTGGTTGGAGCGGACGATGATCTTTTCGATGTCCTCCTGCTCGTAGCGAATGACCAGGCAGCCTTTTTTTTCCGGGTCCTGGGACAAGCTCATCACCTGGCGCGAGGTCAGTTCGGCCGCTGCCGCCTTGAAAAAATCGAGGCCGATGACGTCGCTTTCGCGCGCCAGCAGATCATACTGGATGTCGAGCCTGGCCATGGTGCGGATGTGATCCAGCAGAACCTGCTGTGCGACGTAGAGGCAGGTCTCGTACTCGGGGTTGACTTTCTCTTCGATTTTTTTGTGCACGTCCCGGCGTGCGGCGGCCAATTTTTCGTCGGCGGCGAATACCTGATTCACCTCGGCGTAGAGATCCCACAGATAAGCGGCTAGCTCATCGATTTCCT from Candidatus Aminicenantes bacterium includes the following:
- the argS gene encoding arginine--tRNA ligase, encoding MKFLQENVTKQVLVILKNDYDMADADLVFSLPAERKFGDLSTNLAFVLAKKTKTKPFLLANTMAEKLQKRLEEVESIQVAGGGFINFHLHRDPFLREQWQKRSQAAPLKAEKIIVEHTSINPNKAAHIGHLRNSCLGDILVRCCRFLGHRVEVQNYIDDTGIQIADVVWGLLYYQKKDLAAIKEIDELAAYLWDLYAEVNQVFAADEKLAAARRDVHKKIEEKVNPEYETCLYVAQQVLLDHIRTMARLDIQYDLLARESDVIGLDFFKAAAAELTSRQVMSLSQDPEKKGCLVIRYEQEDIEKIIVRSNQTITYVGKDIAYNLWKFGLLPRDFLYRPFFTYPDGHPVHMTAGEAGAPAPTFGRADRVYNVIDVRQSYLQNLIAQVLHQLGHAEASRNFIHFSYEMVAMTPACVREMGLSLTPEEESKPYVEVSGRKGRAVKADDLIDQLIAKSRLEIESRNPGLDTVEAEAIARAIAVAALRYFMVKFNLNSVIAFDFKEALTFEGDSGPYLQYTLVRLNSILKKAAAAGLGAGNEPGSLVRLEKGEQDLYWEIVLNLSLLQNQVEYALDNHELSSLAAYAYGLCQKFNHYYHLFPVLAEKDPLVRDLRLTLIVLFKDKMEKLLQIMGITVPEKM